The following are encoded in a window of Candidatus Bathyarchaeota archaeon genomic DNA:
- a CDS encoding DNA-directed DNA polymerase I translates to MARTLLDYCITQEAKPQTQQTKVEAPQKTPEPQAPIPHEKKKRQRQPFPPIAPENLPPSYLVSATYDGRQRKAVIKLYEPESGQMYFWYDNTGHKPYCLTNIPKQEMEKFERVKNHEGFDSFQTEKKLDPLNNTVIEVTKIVTKDPLAIGGRPAGTIRDIIPEDYPKLFGMSMQDSGAKIWESKIKYYQSYIYDRQLLPGMIYEVKEGNLVPVVVESATENLNRIQALFADCKNDAEREYAEFSMMWAKLLEYPAPQFRRAAIDIEVYSPLANRVPDPREGACPVIACSIYSSDGDKKVLLLKREGMIEGDPQLCAGIELEYCETEEELLKKVFDVLMDYPFILTFNGDDFDLRYLAHRAENLGFNKRDIPIDIGKRVCLLRYGIHIDLYKFFFNRSVQIYAYSNRYKDVSLDDVGNALIGTTKIKLDKDFGDLSCNELAAYCLRDSEITYKLTSYDNDAAMKLILVLARIASMPMEDVSRQGVSRWIRNFMHREHRKRNMLIPNAEDILTKKGKTSTTAIIKGKKYKGAIVVDPKPGVHFNVAVMDFPSLYPSIIKVWNLGYQSICCNHPNCREHVIPDTQHWVCTEKRALESLLIGSLRDLRVRWYKNRAKDKSLPPELRSWYSIAQGALKVILNASYGVFGADSFDLYCPPVAEATAAIGRYSITQILKHAEAVGIQVLYGDTDSLFLKNPSKEQIEEVIHYTEHELGMGIDMEKTYRYAVFSSRKKNYLGVLEDGTVDVKGLTGKKKHIPLFIKDAFNQMKERLAKVKTPEDFEKAKRDIAEIIRQRHATLKKREWKNMNELAFHVVLGDNLERYTKTTPQHVKAAKMLVESGRELRAGDLISFVKVKSKDHVKPVELTTRNEVDVDKYIAYLQSTFDQVLDALGLNFDEIIGLTRLASFLGA, encoded by the coding sequence ATGGCGCGCACTCTCTTAGATTACTGCATTACTCAAGAAGCTAAACCGCAGACACAACAAACAAAAGTGGAAGCGCCACAAAAAACACCCGAACCACAAGCCCCAATTCCTCATGAGAAAAAGAAGCGCCAACGCCAACCCTTCCCACCGATTGCGCCTGAGAACTTGCCTCCCTCATACCTTGTTTCAGCCACTTATGATGGACGCCAAAGGAAGGCAGTTATCAAACTCTACGAGCCAGAATCAGGGCAAATGTACTTTTGGTATGATAATACGGGGCACAAACCTTACTGCCTTACAAACATACCCAAACAAGAAATGGAAAAATTCGAGCGCGTCAAAAACCACGAGGGCTTCGACAGCTTCCAAACCGAAAAAAAACTCGACCCCCTAAACAACACAGTAATCGAAGTCACAAAAATTGTCACCAAAGACCCCTTAGCCATCGGCGGCAGACCCGCAGGCACAATCCGAGACATAATCCCCGAAGACTACCCCAAACTTTTCGGCATGAGCATGCAAGACAGCGGAGCCAAGATTTGGGAGTCAAAAATCAAGTATTACCAATCATACATCTACGACAGGCAACTGTTGCCCGGCATGATTTACGAAGTAAAAGAAGGCAACTTGGTGCCCGTGGTCGTGGAGTCTGCAACGGAAAACCTAAACAGAATCCAAGCGCTCTTTGCTGACTGCAAAAATGACGCTGAACGCGAGTACGCTGAATTCTCAATGATGTGGGCTAAACTGCTTGAGTACCCAGCACCGCAGTTCCGCAGGGCAGCCATAGACATCGAAGTTTACTCGCCTCTAGCCAACAGGGTTCCTGACCCCCGCGAAGGCGCATGCCCCGTCATCGCCTGCTCAATCTACAGTTCAGACGGCGACAAAAAAGTGCTCCTGCTCAAGCGGGAAGGCATGATTGAAGGAGACCCCCAGTTATGCGCGGGCATAGAACTCGAGTACTGCGAAACCGAAGAAGAACTTCTCAAAAAAGTCTTCGACGTCCTCATGGATTACCCATTCATCTTAACGTTTAACGGAGACGACTTTGACCTCCGCTACCTTGCGCACCGCGCCGAAAACTTGGGCTTTAACAAACGCGACATCCCTATAGACATCGGCAAACGCGTCTGCCTTTTGCGCTATGGGATTCATATTGACCTCTACAAGTTCTTCTTCAACCGCTCAGTACAAATCTACGCCTACAGCAACCGCTACAAAGACGTAAGCCTAGACGACGTAGGCAACGCACTCATCGGCACTACAAAAATCAAACTAGACAAGGACTTTGGCGACCTCTCCTGCAACGAACTAGCCGCATACTGCCTACGCGACTCAGAAATCACCTACAAACTAACCAGCTACGACAACGACGCCGCCATGAAACTAATTCTTGTTTTGGCAAGAATCGCCAGCATGCCCATGGAAGACGTCAGCCGTCAAGGTGTAAGCCGATGGATACGCAACTTCATGCACCGTGAACACCGCAAACGCAATATGCTAATCCCAAACGCTGAAGACATCCTGACAAAAAAAGGCAAAACCAGCACCACCGCCATCATAAAAGGCAAAAAATACAAAGGCGCAATAGTCGTTGACCCAAAGCCAGGCGTGCACTTTAACGTTGCCGTTATGGACTTTCCCAGCCTATACCCGTCAATAATAAAAGTCTGGAACTTGGGCTACCAATCAATCTGCTGCAACCACCCCAACTGCAGGGAACACGTTATCCCCGACACACAACATTGGGTGTGCACAGAAAAACGTGCCCTCGAAAGTCTCCTAATCGGTTCACTGCGGGATTTGCGTGTGCGCTGGTACAAGAACCGAGCCAAAGACAAGTCCCTGCCGCCTGAACTGCGTAGCTGGTACAGCATAGCACAAGGAGCACTAAAAGTTATCTTAAACGCCAGCTATGGCGTCTTCGGTGCTGACAGCTTTGACCTCTATTGCCCACCAGTCGCAGAAGCCACAGCCGCCATCGGACGCTACTCCATCACTCAAATACTAAAGCATGCCGAAGCCGTAGGCATTCAGGTCCTCTACGGCGACACCGACAGCTTATTCCTCAAAAACCCATCTAAAGAACAAATCGAGGAAGTAATCCATTACACGGAGCACGAATTAGGCATGGGCATCGACATGGAAAAAACCTACCGCTACGCCGTGTTTAGCTCACGCAAGAAAAACTACCTTGGCGTGCTCGAAGACGGCACAGTGGACGTTAAGGGGTTAACTGGCAAGAAAAAACACATCCCCCTCTTCATAAAAGATGCCTTCAACCAGATGAAAGAAAGGCTTGCAAAAGTCAAAACACCTGAAGACTTCGAGAAGGCAAAACGAGACATCGCCGAAATCATCCGCCAACGCCACGCCACCCTCAAAAAAAGAGAATGGAAAAACATGAATGAACTGGCTTTCCACGTGGTTTTAGGCGACAACTTGGAACGCTACACTAAGACTACGCCTCAACACGTTAAAGCCGCAAAAATGCTGGTGGAAAGCGGCAGAGAACTGAGAGCAGGAGACTTGATAAGCTTCGTTAAAGTCAAAAGCAAAGACCACGTCAAACCAGTGGAGCTCACAACAAGAAACGAAGTTGACGTTGACAAATACATCGCGTACCTGCAGTCCACGTTTGACCAAGTTTTGGATGCGTTGGGCTTGAATTTTGACGAGATAATCGGGTTAACTAGGCTTGCAAGCTTCCTAGGCGCATAG
- a CDS encoding endonuclease III: MSQNTADINTERAFENLSNNFEITPQALANAPLSQVESCLHVGGLYKSKAKTIQTISKIILENFNGSLAPILALPLQEARKALMELPGVGPKTADVVLLFSANQPSLPVDTHVNRVSKRLGLAPAGGGYEEVRLSLQSLFKPKDYLAVHLLLIALGRKYCKARKPNCPDCPVNTYCPSNGLGDKA, encoded by the coding sequence ATTTCTCAAAACACCGCCGACATCAACACCGAACGCGCCTTCGAAAACCTCTCGAACAACTTCGAAATAACGCCCCAAGCATTGGCAAATGCTCCTCTTAGCCAGGTTGAGTCGTGCCTTCACGTTGGCGGGCTCTACAAAAGCAAAGCCAAAACAATACAAACAATCTCAAAAATAATTCTTGAAAACTTTAACGGTTCACTTGCACCTATCTTGGCGTTGCCACTACAAGAGGCAAGAAAAGCTCTCATGGAATTGCCAGGTGTTGGACCAAAAACAGCGGATGTTGTGTTGCTCTTCTCAGCAAACCAGCCCTCACTTCCAGTGGACACTCATGTTAATCGTGTATCGAAGCGGCTTGGTCTTGCGCCAGCAGGCGGCGGTTACGAAGAGGTGCGTTTGAGTCTTCAATCACTTTTCAAGCCAAAAGATTACTTGGCAGTTCATTTGCTTTTAATTGCTCTTGGAAGAAAGTACTGCAAAGCACGCAAACCAAACTGCCCAGATTGCCCCGTGAACACTTACTGTCCATCAAACGGTCTGGGGGATAAGGCATGA